A region from the Cannabis sativa cultivar Pink pepper isolate KNU-18-1 chromosome 9, ASM2916894v1, whole genome shotgun sequence genome encodes:
- the LOC115722466 gene encoding glycine-rich RNA-binding protein 4, mitochondrial, with protein sequence MAFSGKLGGLLRQTISQNIQSPMASMLNSVRCMSSKLFVGGLSYGTDDQSLRDAFSGFGDVTEARVICDRESGRSRGFGFVSFSSDDSASSALSSMDGQALQGRNIRVTYATERSGPRTGGGGGYGGGGGGGGYRGGNSREDDF encoded by the exons ATGGCTTTTTCTGGTAAACTTGGTGGCCTTCTTAGGCAGACCATTTCTCAGAATATACAGTCACCAATGGCATCTATGCTTAATTCTGTTCGTTGCATGTCATCAAAGCTTTTTGTAGGAG GTCTTTCATATGGAACTGATGACCAATCTCTAAGAGATGCATTTTCTGGCTTTGGTGATGTTACTGAAG CTAGAGTTATATGCGACCGAGAATCCGGTAGGTCAAGGGGATTTGGTTTCGTTAGCTTCTCCAGCGACGATTCAGCAAGCTCAGCATTGTCTTCCATGGACGGTCAG GCTTTACAAGGAAGAAACATCCGTGTAACGTATGCAACCGAACGATCCGGCCCTCGTACTGGTGGTGGCGGTGGATACGGTGGTGGTGGCGGCGGTGGTGGTTACCGTGGTGGAAATTCTAGGGAAGACGACTTTTAA